Proteins found in one Miscanthus floridulus cultivar M001 chromosome 4, ASM1932011v1, whole genome shotgun sequence genomic segment:
- the LOC136552105 gene encoding uncharacterized protein, translated as MPTMRHSNSVANLHDKQVHHHSTSKMKLSKSAPDLLKKAVTSIKSKTDALRTKLIILASLRRRMAVVAAMSRKVHTLVSSSSQEKIMVDHLDRALVLSKATAPSKEPAAGDHGGKKAGLSLFEIAVFDEDDRHGYHDWTSSLFDDDNYHCNDEEDVQEGGGDVDVLDVLDEPSVIEVIRSNREAEGLTFNLDDEIDEACDMFIRRCRSRMDLTL; from the coding sequence ATGCCAACCATGAGGCACAGCAATTCCGTAGCAAATCTGCATGACAAGCAGGTTCACCACCACTCCACATCGAAGATGAAGCTCAGCAAGAGCGCCCCCGATCTCCTCAAGAAGGCCGTGACGTCGATCAAGAGCAAGACTGACGCTCTAAGAACAAAGCTCATCATCCTGGCCTCGCTGCGCCGAAGGATGGCGGTGGTCGCCGCCATGTCTCGCAAGGTCCACACACTCGTGTCGTCGTCGAGCCAGGAGAAGATTATGGTGGACCACCTTGACAGGGCTCTCGTGCTAAGCAAGGCAACGGCGCCAAGCAAAGAGCCTGCCGCTGGTGATCACGGTGGTAAGAAGGCTGGTCTTAGTCTCTTTGAGATCGCAGTGTTCGACGAGGATGATCGTCATGGCTACCATGATTGGACAAGTTCCCTCTTCGACGATGACAATTATCATTGCAATGATGAGGAAGATGTACAGGAAGGTGGTGGTGATGTCGATGTTCTTGATGTGCTCGATGAGCCATCGGTCATCGAGGTCATCAGGAGCAACCGGGAGGCTGAAGGTCTGACGTTCAATTTAGACGATGAGATTGACGAGGCTTGTGATATGTTCATTAGGAGATGTCGCAGCCGGATGGACCTTACCTTGTAG